The Acidobacteriota bacterium DNA segment CCCAGCTCGAGCCCGGTCGCCACGGCGGCGAGGCCGTTCAGCAGGTTGTGGCGGCCCGGCACGCGCAGGTGCAGTTCACCGAGCCGCTCCTCCGGCGCTCCGCCGGTGCCGCGGCGCGTCACGGCGCATCGCGCGCCGAACGCCTCGAGCCGCACGTCGCGGCCGGCGACGTCCGTCTCCGACGCGTCGATCCCGTAGGTGATGACACGCCGCGTGAAACGCGCGCAGAGCGAGGCGAGCACCGGGTCGTCGGCGCAGGCCACGACGGCGCCGTAGAACGGCACGCGATTGGCGAACGCCACGAACGCGTCGAGCACCTCGTCGAAACCGCCGTAATGATCGAGGTGCTCGCGGTCGACATTGGTGACGACCGCGATGGCGGGTGACAGCTTCAGGAACGAGCCGTCGCTCTCGTCGGCCTCCGCCACCATCAGATCGCCGCGGCCGAGCCGCGCGTTGCTGCCGAAGGCGCTGAGCCGGCCGCCGATGACAGCGGTCGGATCGAGGCCCGCGCGCTCGAGCATCAGCGCGATCATCGAGGTCGTCGACGTCTTGCCGTGGGCGCCGGCCACGGCGATGCCGAAGCGCAGCCGCATCAGCTCGGCCAGCATCTCGGCCCTCGGGATGACCGGCACGTGACATCGCCGGGCCTCGACGAGCTCGGGGTTGTCGAGCGGGACCGCGGACGAGACGACGACGACATCGGCCTGGCCCACGTGCGACGCGGCGTGGCCGATCGCCACCGACACGCCGAGCGTCTCGAGCCGCATCGTCGCGGCCGACGCCTTGGCGTCGGAGCCGCTGACGGCGTAGCCCAGGTTGACCAGCAGCTCGGCGATCCCGCTCATGCCGATCCCGCCGATGCCCACGAAGTGCACGTGTCGAGTCCGTCCCAGCACCGTGTGTCCCGCGATCGCGCCCCTTCGGCCCTGGCTCACGCCAGGCCCTGCCGTGTCTCCGCCCTCGCGCGCCCCGCCAATGCCAGCACGTGGTCGACGATCACGTGCGCCGCCTCGGGGTGCGCCGCCCGCCTCGACGCCTCAGCCATCGCGCGGCGCCGGTCGGGATCGTCGAGCAGCGCCAGCACGCTCGCCGCCAGCCGCGCGCCCGTCAACTCCCGCTGCTCGATCACCTCCGCCGCGCCGAGCCTCGCCAGGGCCTCGGCGTTCTTCCGCTGGTGGTCGTCGGTCGCCGTCGGCAGGGGCACGAGCACGGCCGGCCTGCCCGCGGCCGTGATCTCGGCGAGCGTCGTCGCACCCGCCCGGCTGACGACGAGGTCGGCTGCGGCCATCTCCTCGTCCATCCGGTCGAGGAACGGCTCGACGCGGGCCCGCCAACCGATCCGCCCGTACGCCGCGCGCACCGTCCCGGCATCCCGCTCGCCGGTCTGGTGGACGAGGTCGATCGGAGGCTCGGCAGCAGCCAGGCGCGACGCGGCCTCCACCATGGCCTCGTTGATCGCGTGGGCCCCCTGCGACCCCCCGAACACCAGCAGCCGTCGCCCCGCTCGCGCCTCGGCCGGCTCCCGGCCGGCCTCGAGAAAGCCGGGGCGCACGGGGTTGCCGCTCACGAACGCCTTCGAGCCGAACCAGGGCCGCGCGTC contains these protein-coding regions:
- a CDS encoding UDP-N-acetylmuramate--L-alanine ligase, whose protein sequence is MLGRTRHVHFVGIGGIGMSGIAELLVNLGYAVSGSDAKASAATMRLETLGVSVAIGHAASHVGQADVVVVSSAVPLDNPELVEARRCHVPVIPRAEMLAELMRLRFGIAVAGAHGKTSTTSMIALMLERAGLDPTAVIGGRLSAFGSNARLGRGDLMVAEADESDGSFLKLSPAIAVVTNVDREHLDHYGGFDEVLDAFVAFANRVPFYGAVVACADDPVLASLCARFTRRVITYGIDASETDVAGRDVRLEAFGARCAVTRRGTGGAPEERLGELHLRVPGRHNLLNGLAAVATGLELGIGFDRIASALSEFRGAERRFQLLGEVDGVMVVDDYGHHPTEIAAVLSAARAGLERRLCVVFQPHRYTRTAHLLVEFGRVLATADEVVLTDIYAAGEPPIDGVTVTALAEAVRASGTTPVHVVPSLDDVPAAVAGIARPGDMVITLGAGSIGSVGERILLALDRGSRPGRASEGDRQ
- the murG gene encoding undecaprenyldiphospho-muramoylpentapeptide beta-N-acetylglucosaminyltransferase, whose translation is MDVAPDLRVVIAGGGTGGHLYPGIAVARALVTREPSAVVTFAGTARGIESRIVPREGFALDTIRSVGLKGKSAVALARGLMLLPVSAIDAWRIVSRRRPHVVVGVGGYSSGPVVLVAALRGVATLVLEQNAMPGFANRRLARFVDEVALTYEDARPWFGSKAFVSGNPVRPGFLEAGREPAEARAGRRLLVFGGSQGAHAINEAMVEAASRLAAAEPPIDLVHQTGERDAGTVRAAYGRIGWRARVEPFLDRMDEEMAAADLVVSRAGATTLAEITAAGRPAVLVPLPTATDDHQRKNAEALARLGAAEVIEQRELTGARLAASVLALLDDPDRRRAMAEASRRAAHPEAAHVIVDHVLALAGRARAETRQGLA